A genome region from Nitrospira sp. includes the following:
- a CDS encoding NADH-quinone oxidoreductase subunit C, which produces MIDARPAVEQVQAAFTQAITEVCAVHGIPMLRVKKQGLPTIAHFLHTNPSLRGSLSLLWAVDHRPREARYELCYLFTLAERKDWLLLATDLHDEEREFPSITPHLHAAKWYEREIRDLFGLIPVGHPDMRRLVRHEHWPKGAHPLKKDFPWDRVLGRVQGEYAFRKIHGEGVFEVPVGPIHAGIIEPGHFRFSVAGEPIMQLEVRHFWKHRGLEKLFEQQQLTEAVPLSERVSGDTSVGHSLAYCQAVETLQGVEVSSRARYLRTLFLELERLHNHIGDVGAICNDTAYALAHAHCGRMKEQLMQLNDRLTGSRFLRGVNCIGGVTLDLSSLQLAQVEVELNALEQDFSAIEKIVLANASLTERLENTGILTENMAWDHAVIGVVGRASGMDRDLRRDRPFAAYDALQPKVALYRYGDVRARMRVRLDEIHESMRLIREARRCLPLGRLVTQPTHQPQPGEWALSAVEGWRGEILYVVMAGEAGRIHRCKVRDPSFVNWPAIQWAAPGNIVPDFPLINKSFNLSYAGNDL; this is translated from the coding sequence ATGATCGACGCACGTCCGGCAGTCGAGCAGGTGCAGGCAGCGTTTACGCAGGCCATTACGGAGGTGTGCGCCGTTCACGGTATCCCGATGCTCCGGGTGAAGAAGCAGGGGCTCCCCACGATCGCTCATTTTCTGCACACGAATCCGAGTCTACGAGGATCGTTGTCGCTGCTCTGGGCGGTCGATCATCGTCCTCGCGAGGCGCGCTACGAGCTCTGTTATCTCTTCACGTTGGCGGAACGCAAAGATTGGCTGCTGCTGGCGACGGATCTTCATGACGAGGAGCGGGAGTTTCCGTCGATCACACCCCATCTCCATGCGGCCAAGTGGTACGAGCGAGAGATCCGAGATCTGTTCGGGCTGATTCCGGTCGGCCATCCGGATATGCGTCGGCTCGTGCGTCATGAACATTGGCCGAAAGGGGCCCACCCGCTGAAAAAAGATTTCCCCTGGGATCGGGTGTTGGGGCGGGTGCAAGGGGAGTATGCTTTCCGAAAAATTCACGGTGAGGGAGTGTTTGAGGTCCCCGTCGGGCCCATCCATGCAGGCATCATTGAGCCGGGGCATTTCCGGTTTTCGGTGGCCGGCGAGCCCATCATGCAACTCGAAGTGCGTCATTTCTGGAAACATCGCGGTCTTGAGAAACTGTTCGAGCAGCAGCAGCTGACCGAAGCGGTCCCCTTGTCCGAACGGGTCTCCGGCGATACAAGCGTCGGTCATAGCCTGGCCTATTGTCAGGCCGTCGAGACCTTGCAGGGCGTGGAGGTGTCGTCCCGCGCCCGATATCTACGGACGCTCTTTCTGGAGCTGGAGCGGTTGCACAATCACATCGGCGATGTGGGCGCCATCTGCAATGACACCGCCTATGCCCTTGCCCATGCCCATTGTGGCCGGATGAAAGAGCAACTCATGCAACTGAATGATCGCCTGACCGGGTCACGGTTTTTGCGTGGCGTCAATTGCATCGGCGGAGTGACGCTGGATCTTTCCAGCCTGCAGCTCGCGCAGGTCGAGGTGGAGCTGAATGCCCTTGAACAGGATTTTTCGGCGATTGAAAAGATTGTGCTCGCGAACGCGTCATTGACGGAACGGCTGGAAAACACGGGCATCCTGACGGAAAATATGGCTTGGGACCATGCGGTGATCGGTGTCGTCGGTCGGGCCTCCGGTATGGATCGGGACCTTCGTCGTGACCGGCCCTTCGCCGCGTACGACGCACTGCAGCCGAAAGTGGCGCTCTACCGGTATGGCGATGTTCGTGCCAGGATGCGGGTACGGCTGGATGAGATCCATGAGTCGATGCGCCTCATCCGCGAGGCTCGCCGTTGCCTCCCACTGGGCCGGCTCGTGACTCAGCCGACGCATCAACCACAGCCGGGAGAATGGGCGTTGTCGGCGGTCGAAGGATGGCGCGGCGAGATTCTCTATGTCGTCATGGCAGGAGAAGCAGGGCGGATTCATCGCTGCAAAGTGCGTGACCCGTCTTTTGTCAATTGGCCGGCGATCCAATGGGCGGCGCCCGGCAATATCGTGCCGGACTTTCCGTTGATCAACAAGAGTTTCAATTTGTCGTATGCCGGAAACGATTTGTGA
- the nuoB gene encoding NADH-quinone oxidoreductase subunit NuoB has translation MFRILKKSLQTGVVTGQHPAGAEPSEPVSQEAIDKAKPFRRSLTIREVDTGSCNACEMEMNALANPVYDVERFGVHIAASPRHADALVVTGPVTVNMERALKDVYKATADPKLVIALGDCAVNCGMFKGSYAVTGPVDRHIPVDVRIPGCPPRPAEILAVLRALRKDRPDSGQ, from the coding sequence ATGTTTCGAATCCTCAAAAAAAGTCTTCAGACCGGTGTCGTGACGGGGCAACATCCGGCCGGGGCTGAACCGTCCGAGCCGGTGAGCCAGGAAGCCATCGACAAGGCCAAGCCGTTCCGGCGTTCGCTGACGATTCGCGAAGTCGATACGGGCTCGTGTAATGCCTGTGAAATGGAAATGAATGCGCTGGCTAATCCCGTGTACGACGTGGAGCGGTTCGGGGTTCATATTGCGGCGTCGCCGCGGCATGCCGATGCGCTGGTCGTGACCGGTCCGGTGACGGTCAATATGGAGCGAGCCTTAAAGGATGTCTACAAGGCGACGGCCGATCCTAAGCTCGTCATCGCGTTGGGAGACTGTGCGGTGAATTGCGGCATGTTCAAAGGCAGTTATGCGGTGACGGGCCCGGTGGATCGGCATATCCCCGTCGATGTGCGTATCCCCGGCTGCCCTCCGCGTCCGGCGGAAATCCTCGCGGTGCTACGAGCGTTACGTAAAGATCGGCCGGATTCAGGTCAGTAG